The Prinia subflava isolate CZ2003 ecotype Zambia chromosome 2, Cam_Psub_1.2, whole genome shotgun sequence genomic sequence TGGGTATTTTCCCCCTTAAAGCATCCTGGTTTTCCCTTATAAGTACCTGATGGAAAGACTTTCCATCCAAGCGGTGCTCTAGCCCAGTGGTGCAGTGAGGGGAGGGGTATCCTGGGGAGGAAATGCTGAATAGACCTGCTCAGAGCCTCTGGTCCAGGTCTGAGTCCCAGCAAAATGGGGTATTGACTTACTGCAGTCCTCCTCTGACTTTTGCAGACAAAGTTTCTCTTTGTATCTCTTCAAATGCCTGCTTTTGCAGACATGTCTGATGCCCTGTGTGAGGCAAGTAGTGAAACAGGAAAATCTCCCTGAGGTTTCCCCCTTACCACATCTGAGTGTTTGTCATGTCATTTAATCATGTCTGAGTCTCATATATTCTCTTCACTTCTTGAAGTGAGCTGTTAAGCCACATCTGTGGCCCATGCAGAGCTGCCCGATGATGCCAGAGTCGGGTTTTGCAGGAGTTTAATGGAGATGATCTTGTGCACTGAATTCTTGTAAATGTTCCTTAAGTTCTGCTGCcttcagccagcacagccaccagcatCTTTCTGGcactaaaaataagaaaagataGAGTAAAAAATACCTAGACTACTGCACTTTATATTAGTATTTGTTTCAGAGATGACTAGAAAACAGTCCAAACATTTGAGAAACTCTATTCCTGTTCTGGTATTGGACAAGTCTAAATCCATGCTTATTGTGATGGCTGTGTACAGCCAATTTGTCTTTGAACTGAACTGGAATATGGTCTAACGTGAAGCTTTTCCTTCAGACTTTCAGCAGAGTAGAGCTACATTCAGGTCCAGCCATCCCCAAATGTATGAGAGTGGCAAAACGTTTCAAAAACGTGTGGACACAATTTTCTGCAGTACAATTTCTATCTTGTCTTCAGTGAtgggaaacaaacagaaaattgacaaaagcattttctctcATGGCTTTGTCTTGCCATGACAAATTAAAAGCTTGTGCTTAGGAGACAGGAGTCTCAAATCTTAAAAGATTTTTCGCACTGAATCTTTTTCTTAATACTTGGATGATCTAAGCTCTCTTTGAATTTGGCTGTCTTGAGTATACAGGGCACACTTAGAGGTTGATGGAAATGTCAGCTGTTCCCTTTTCTAAATTTCTtgaatagaaagaaaaaggtgtCTTGAGACAAAATTTAGGATTTGTGCTGTTCCACTATCTGTGAAACTCAGAAGTGCTCTATCTCTTcaggctttaaaaataataaaaaaaaaagctggaggAGAGCGGAAGGACTTGTTGTGGTCTGGCAAGATTAAGCTGAGGGAGTTCTGGGAGACTATATTTTATCTTAATTTCTTTGGAAAGGTGGAAGTTTCTGTGCCGTGCATCCGAAATAACTCTCGGACTTCCTCTTTGTGAAGTTCCTGAAGAGCGGCTCCGTAGATAAGGCGCAGGCTCAGTATCACCCGCTCGCTGCGCTGTTTTGCTGCCTTTATCACTCTTCCTTTCCGTGCTGATAGCACAGCTGTGcctccccagggaggaggagaataTTCCAGGGAAAGGGCCAAGTGGAAAAGCTCAGGGGCTCCCGGGGGATTGCACATGGGCAGAGCACACTGCAGGCCCTGGCTGCCAGTGGGGAGCCCATCGCAGGGGTCTCGGCCgggggtgctgggctgtggcatGGGAGGATGCAGCTCTCTGGCTGTCGCTTTTCCAGGCTCATCCTCAACCCGAGCAGAGCTGGGTTTCTTGTCCTGGTGACAGTGGGGATGCCTTCCCAATAGATGAGGCGGCGCTGGGCTCTTCTTCAACGTGCTCGGGCTTCCGTAGGTgaacccaggagctgctgcaagAAGCTTTGGCTGTTGCATGAGGATGCCTTTGGTAAAGATAAGACTGTGAGCCCCACCAAGTtttgctcttccctgctgcatGTCAAGAGGCCCCCTTGGATGTGGATGTTGTGGTTGTGTGGGCCTgcatggcagggagggatgggaaaaGTGGAGCGGGGCAATAGAAGGCAGGTTGGCTTGTGCTTGGCAAAGGCCAGCCTGGCATGGGGTTTTGATTCCTCCAGGACCATTACTTGCAAAGCTAATTGTCCAAAATCATGGTACATCTGTTCCCTCCTGCTTCATGCAACCATTAAAattctgagaggaaaaaaaaatcttgcctTGCTTGACCCACAATTATTTTTGACAGCAAACTCACAAATCCTTTAGCTGGCAGAGAGCACTTCTGGAAGTTTTAAGTGACAGAACTCCATAATTTCCCTCTGGCAACCGATTTCTGACAAGCTGCCACAGATTGTATTGCTTCATAATTCTGAGAggaatcttttcttcttttttgtagTCAGCCTTGCATGTTGCACCACACAGAGTGAACTTAAGGAAGGTGGTCAGTCCAGTTCAGAAGCAGGAGCAGTCttctttttctcatgtttttttcccagatgctCATCTATGCTTACTGCTTAGGTATCTGATTAGCCTTCTTGTGTAACAAATCCATTTCAATGAGAAATAAACTGCAGTAAATGATTAACATAATCTTCTTTACTAAtgactggggttttttaatttaatgagtCACTTCTGAAAGTCTGAGGGGGAAACAAGgccatgctttttttttttttttttaattaccacAGTGTGATCATTTGCCTGTAGAATCCTGGTGTTGTTTCTTTAAGCAGCCATGCCACACATGCAGTACGTGTGCTTGCTCAGATACATCCAGCTCGCCTGCAACAGGAAATGTGTTGCACAGGTTTTATAAAATGACTCTTCTGGTCATGATTAATGATTTTGTTATCCAAGCATTGAAACCACAAGAGTTTGTGACTGCTACAGCAGTCAGAAGGTTCTGGTAGGAGCAGCACAAATGTCTTGTAATTGAGCATTTGAGGGCATGTTGAAACAGAGTTTGTTATCGGACTCCCTGTTCAGACTTTAGTTTTgggttcttttctgttttgtgacTACTGGGCATGTTTTCAGTAGTTTCCCCTCGAAGCCAAATGCTGGAGCAGGATTGGTTTTAACAGGTTTGAGGAGAAGATGGTGTTTCTCTGTGAGACGAGTGGCTCGGTGGTTTGTGACCTGATTTTCCATCAGTGAAATAGCCTGGCTCTGGAGGCCATGTCCCTTCTAGATGTATTTCTGTAGGTGAGTGTGTTGTATTTGGAAGACTTACAGCAAACATCTCGTGTTCGACATCTCCACCCTTCACCACCCTCCCCAAAAtgttccctgctgtgctgatggTAGATAATCCCGGCCAAGTCCCAGTCCTCTTGTGGGGGACAGAAGTtgttccctgctcccctcactgACAAAGTCATTTCTTCTTAGTGGCACTTGGCTGACGATGGCTGATTTTTCACTGGTCACCAAGTCCAGGTTCAGTCCCAGTGGAGGGGAATTGAGACAACAGTACACTTTGAGAGGCCTGAGGTATCATCATGCCTCTAATCTTTGGTCACTTACTTTCTTCTGAGGGTTTCCTCTGGCTTCTTGAACCCATTTTAGCCATGGCCACCATCAGAAGTACCTCCTTCTGCCTTATTTGAGCCTGTTGCAGTGAATGTCTCGTGATCTTCCTTTCTGAAGGATACTAGAAGAATAGTCTCTTCCTGCTGACATTCCTATGGGATTCACAATTCAGTAGACTTCTCATCTTCTTGTTCCCTCCCATGATCTCTTtcccaggttggagagacccaGGCTATTGAGTTGGCTGTTGCTGAGAAGCCATCCCATGTCCTCTGTGGTCCTGGCCATGTCTCTGTGAGCTTGCCAGGATCGAAATACCTTTATTGGGCAGCACCACAGACACcttggagcagcacagcagataCATGCAATGCCTTGGTGGCTGTGTTtgttgctgctggttttttttaacctgttgCTGAGCCACCAAGTGGACAGTGTCACTAAGCTGCATATTTTAATCCCAAGACCTCCTTCCTGAACAGCAATAACTGGCTCAGAGGGCATCATTCTATGTGTCATTATTATATCGTGTTGCTCTCGAGGTTTAATTacgtttgggtttttttttaacatccaGCATGTTGAAAGTCTCTCGGCATTTTGAGATTCTTAAGCAAGTTTTCTGGGTCAGCTCTCATTTTGACTCTCGTAAATCACAAGTTTCATCTGGAAACGGTGCCATCATCTTGCTCATCTCTCTCCTCACATCACTGATGAGTGTGCCCACCAGCACAGGTGAGGAGCCTGTGGGCTTCACTGGTGACCTTCTGCTTGGGAGGCAGGaattttctgcctcttttgtttccttcaatCCTCAGACCATGCATTCATGTGTGTTGAGAGCACAGTTTGAAACACTTGAGGGACCTTGGTGGAAAGTACCAGTGCTTATCCAGCTGATGGTCAGCAAGGCCACTCTGCAGACACTGCATTTGTCACCCAGCTACTGCATTTAGTGTCACCCACCAGGAGTCATCATCAACTTCTCCATGGACGAGTGAGCAGAGGCCCAGTCTTGGATAGcttgatttctcctttctgggTGCTCAGAGTGAGTGTTTGTGTTGGCAGAGTGCCCATCTGATCTGAGGACACTGAATGTGGAAATGCAGCAATTTCTAATAAGGtgaaagcagagagcagcaccacagcctCTGGTATGCTGCAAACAGGTTTTGTAGCCGTGTCAACACATGTGGAGGAGAGGCTCAGTTGCCCTGACGGGTCTAAAGGGAGAAGAAGGTGTGGAGGAAAGCAAAGGTAGATACAAATCTGGCAAGATAAAAATCACTACAAGCTCTTTTCCAGTTGCCTGTTGCAGAAATGCTGCCTTCCCAGAGAGGCAGCAAATAGCACAGTGCTTGGAGGGCTGGTTATagctcccagctgccctgctgaGATTATCAAGGAGTTATATCCAGTTTGggtgggatttttattttcatccagGACAGGGAGGCAGTTGCAGGACAGTATGTGCAATGACCTCCCACTGGGTTGTTTCGCCAGGCTGCATTGTTTGGACCATGAGCACCCGTGATGTTTTTGGAGCCTATCCACAGAAGGCTTGTCCCAGCAGGGCTAAGCTGTAGATCCACTGAAGGTGAAGGGTCCTGCTGGCTGCCATGGTACCATTTTAAGGCCCTGCCTCTTTTTTGCTTCATGTCTGTCAGAGTTTAGCTCTGagagcaggctggggctgcccaggctgtgAGATGTGTTGTGTGGCTTTCTGAGAAACTTAAATCACAGCTCAGCATCTTGATCTGCACCACAtacagctctgcaggaaaggTACTTGAGTGAGTACCAACGTGGCTGTTGTAACTTAATCCTGACCCTTCTCTTTCAAACAGGTTTTAAGCTTAATGTTACTACAAAACATTTGTAGAAacgactttttttttttttttaatgtcccCAAAATGTGCTAGCTATTGCAGGGCCTCAAAGTAAGTGCACAAGAATTAGCTTTAAAGGGTTCAAACCAGATTTGAAATGCCTTTGTCTAATAAGTCCTGAAGACTGGGCTGATGAAACTTCTTTGTTAAAAGAGCCTGAATATTGGTGCACTTCCACTTTAGAGTTGTTGTTAACTGTGTTAAGAGTTGATCTGCTTCTATgtacttgtttaaaaaaaaaaaaaaagaaagaaagaaaacaaacacacgTATTAAAACTCTGTTCTTAATGGGAGTCAGCCATTCAAAACTCATTCTGCTTGTTGTACCTCTCAGGTAACCCAGCCCAGCTTTACATCACACTGCAAACAACTGTGTATTTGCTTTCAACAAAATAAGTTGGGAGTTCGGTGCTTTTAAAGTGCTGTAAGAGTTAAAGAGAACCACCATCTATTTTTGTGTTGTAATGCTTCAAGGTGTTCTCACCTTTGGACAGAGTCTTTCAGAGTGTTGTTTTCAGAATAAACAAATAGTCACAATGAGGGTTCTTGTATTCTTGGAGAAAGAAGTGTGTCTGGTGCGATTCATTGGAAAATCATATTTATTTAGAGAGTGCATTCTTGACAAGGAGAGAAGGTTTTTCAGGTAAAACCAGTCTCCTGCTACTACTGATACAATTCTCTGCTCTTGAGGTTGTCTCAGCTGGCTGCAGTGGCAATCAGGAACCTTTTCCATGGACTTGTAGCTGCAGCACATCTTGTTAGTTGAGAGGGGGTGgagatttcttttatttcaggcaCCAATGTTTCAGGCACGTGCAGTGCTACAGCTGTTCTGTTTGTTGTGCATggaggttctttttttcctgctcttggtTTGCTGGTTTATTTACCAACTGTCCACTGATACTCATGGTAGTacgaaaaaacccaaaacctatAAATAGAATTAATGGGCAAAATCCTGAATGTTGTATGGCAACTGTTTTAACCAAGGAAGGGCTATGGAGAGGTGATGGCTGACATGATTACCTCactgtgtgtttctgcaggaagaGAGACACGATTGTTTAGAAGCAGTAGGTATTGGCAACAGCATGTCACTGTGTGATATTTCACCCTTTCGTGATCATTGTTGCATAATGATGTAACTAATTAACCTACAGAAAGCGCTCACAGGGAACCAGGGATCTCTAAAAACACAAGTAACAGTCATTGCACATTAATTGTGAGTGGCAAGAAAGtgtcaaaacaagaaaaaaaaatcctgacgtttttaaaggaaagctgATTATTCAAGTAGCCGCTGATGAACTGGGATTCAGTGAGTGTTTGGAGAATGTGTAAAGGTTAAGAAAATTGCCAGTGTTTTTGGAGCCTGGGTAGCTGGTGGGGTacagcctgggcacacagaTGCTCTGTCTGAGCCCTCAGGACCTACAGGATTGCCTCTCTTGCCAGGGTTTAGCTTTGCTCTTCAGAGGTAGTTCCCGGTGAACACTCATCGTCCCGCCATGCCCAGGATAACAAATAACATGCCAAGCGAATGCAAGTGGTGTTGGTGAATATGTCACGGGCAGGCTATGGCATATTATTTTTCCATGTGTGTGGTGACAGCTTTTATGGCCTGGCAACAGATCTGCCTCTTTCAAGTATTTTATGTGAAACTTCATGAGGCCTCCAGCGGTCAGGTGTTGCCAATATTGCAGGTGTGCTCGAAGTCAGTGAGTGGCAAAACATCTCTTAGTGCCCTGTGTGGTAACAGCTGAATGCAtgactatttttttcccccccctttccATTTAAAACAGAATGCTACAGATAGCTCCTCCAACTCCTCTCAGAAAAGGGAACAGCCTGTGAGAACTCTGGCTTCTCCTGCATCCTGCGAACATCGAAGAATTTGCACTCGTGGACACCTTCACGACCATTACAGCTCTGACCACTACCATCTAGAACAAGTAAGGTTTCTTCTCAGTGGTGTTACCTCTGTGTCTGCCAGAGAGACATGCCTGAGAGGCAGCTCCCTCCTTCTGCTCCCCCTGTTTCCTTCTCAATTAGCTTTAAATGGCTTCCTGTTATTAAAAAGTGTGGGAGGGGGAGTAACACTATGGTTTAGCATGTTATGTTGTGCCACGTGCACACAGGCCAGTGTAGGACTGTGACAGTTGTTCTCCCTCCTGAGCCAAAGGCTGGAAGTCTGTGATGGATCACAGTGAAGGGCATATAAAGAAGGAAAGACACAGTTGTTAAGTATTGGCTCTTCAGGAAGCAAGGAGACAGTGATTACCCGTAGCAAAATGAGCTTACTtaccttttctctctcttcatcTCCTTCCCACTTCCACAGTCAGTAGGACCACGCTCCTACCGGCACGTCAACTTTCCAGACGACGATGAGGAGATAGTGCGCATCAACCCTCGGGAAAAGATTTGGATGACTGGCTATGAGGATTATCGCCATGCCCCAGCGCGAGGGAAGAACTTCGATCCCGACGACATGGACTCCTACGTACGTTTTGCCAAAAGCGAGGCCTCGAAACACGAATACACTTACCCTTACGTAGACAACTCGGACTTTGACCTGAATGAAGATACCAAGGGTGCTGTGATAAAGACTCAACCTGTCAAATTCAAGCCCAGGCGGAAGGAGGACGGGGAGAGGTCGCGGTGCGTGTACTGCAGGGACATGTTCAACCACGAGGAGAACAAGCGGGGTCAGTGCCAGGATGCTCCGGACCGCGTCAAGACTTGCATCCATCGAGTGAGCTGTATGTGGTGCGCAGACACTATGCTCTATCACTGTATGTCCGACCCAGAAGGAGACTATACAGATCCTTGCTCGTGCGACACCAGTGATGAAATGTTTTGCCTCCGGTGGATGGCCCTTATCGCCTTGTCTTTCATTGCTCCATGTATGTGCTGTTACTTGCCGCTTCGGGCTTGTTACCACTGTGGGGTCATGTGCAGGTGCTGTGGTGGGAAACACAAAGCTGCTGGATGACTACAGATGCATTCAAAGTGTTAGGTTTGTCCTGTAGTTCAAGGAACACGTTGGTTTTGGAGCACTGAGGTCACTCACTTTAATGCAGCCACTGTGCCCGACAGCATCCGGAAACCACCAGTATGGATCACTTCACATTGGGTCATCTGGGGCTCACACTGCATTGATTTGCTCATCAACTGTTCTAACTAACTAACCTACAGCATAGACTTTTGTATTATTAATCTGTAATCAAAACAGACTGTCTTGTacatgtttatattttttttttttttttcatttaaaatgagtTTGAGAGAAGAACTGCTTTAAATGGTGGTGGATTGTAGAACATCTCCAGGTTGTGTCTGTCTTGCCTCTGCTTGTGTGGTACCATCAGAGTGTTTAGCAAGCTTTGGCATTTCTAGAAATGGGGCGGTGTAGTGAATGAGATCTCACTTGGAAGATATTTTAACTTACTGTCAAGCTATTGTGTGTGTATAGAAGGTGTGCTAGTAACAAACTTGTACCACAACACAGTATTTCTGTCAGTggttttctttgggttttttgttccGTTTTCCAAAGCTAAAATAGCCATCTAAGCTGCAGTTTCTCTTCTCGGGTCCATCATCATTTCCTTCAGCAAACATcttaaattatttctctgttcGTAAAGCTCTGTGAACAGAAAGTAAGGCTCAGTTACCATAGTCACATAACCATTGAGAATCTGGTAGTCCTCCTTACCTGTAATCATTTCAGACCACTACTTGAAAGGGAAACTTAAATtttaggcttttcttttttccctaaataacattggaaaaatgtgttttcagagCTCTGCCCAAAAAGAAAGGGAACTTCTTCATTAGCCAGCAATGTAGAGATCTGTGAATAAAACACTAAGGTTCCAGATGAGGAAAATTGTTGATATGCAAAGAATTACTAACAATGCAATGTCAAAAGCACTATTATGGCAATTCTGGGGAAATGCTGCATTAAGTGGTGGATTATATAGAAAAAATcgtgtgtgtttgttttctgtataCATGAGCATGAGAACATTCGCGTCCACTGTAGTAACAACATTTAGCAATCTAAGCaggtatttaaaaaatccaaagccAGGGTGTTACCTACCACTTTGCAGTCTGTGACCTGCACTCCCAATCTGCCAGATACTTCCACAGCACGCTGCTGTGAGCCTGTGTGTGGGATTGGAGCATGTGAGTCTTTGCAGGAGCCAGACTGAGGTGTCTGCCTggctttccccctccccagttCACCACCCAGGTTTATCAAGTGGATGCATAAGGTGCATACAGCAGGATAAATattacttttgattttttttttctttttttaattatttttttttaaatgtcatgtTGTCTTGTGTACAAGGCTTGTAATTAGCTTggaaaaagagtatttttctaATATATTACAAGGAATagccaaataatttttattaaaaaataaaaaaaaatgatttAGCGCAGTGAGCTCTAACTAGCATAGTACAATCCGAATACTTTGAGGCAGCTAGGGATTGGCTTGTCAAAGCTGGCACTGCTGTTCCTGCcataatttctttctgcagtAAATTGCCAGTGGGCGCAtgtcctttccctccctctaTTGCACATTGACATCAGTCTTaaaagagaggatttttttttttttaaagaattaatttGCCAAATAAATGTAAAAGGAATGCTTGCCATTCTTTCTTGGTGGAATGTCCCAACGGTTCCTCTGAGAGTTAATCACAGCTTTTTAGTCAACCATTAAGTATGCAATGTGCTTATTATACACTATAGAGTTGGGTAGGTTTAATTCATAGCAGTTACTGGGGATTTTTTCAGttggagaaaaaagaattgAATGATAGTGGAAAAGGGATGGAGTGTAACACTCTGGGTGATGTGTCTGGGTTTGCTgaatgaaatacaaatattttgtgcCTAATAGCAGTTGACAAATCTCTCAATGGTGTCTAGTAAACATCAAGCCAGCCTcgtaaaaaaataattaatgaaacaaccttttccttttatttctgttcttgaaaGTTGTTTCATGTAAACAAACACCTGTAAGATCTTCTCTCTATAAAGCACAACACTACAAAAAGATCTTACAGTTTTTTGTCCGGTCTTGAAGTGCCCCTATTTATTTAAGTAAAGTAGACATACTCCAAGCCTTTCTGTATGTCTGAAAagaaaagttattaaaaaaaaaagtccctcttttattatttttttttctttccctcctccttcctccctcttctcttGGGTTTTTGTAATACTTGTAGATTTCGCTGCATACGTTATTTGGTTCGTGATGGCAGTGGTGTAAGGGCACAAGGATAGAAAtgggtggttttttgtaaatatttctccttaatttccacactgctgctgaaCAGTGTGTAGCATTCTCCCAGTCAGCTTTGCAATACTGACATCAATCATTTGAGAGAAattattcagattttatttttgtatctgTGGTAACAAAAACAttaaccaattttttttttcctgttgtggaaaggttttggtttttggttttgttttttttttttttccaagctatTGCTCACGTTAACAAATTAAAGTGCCTGAAGCCTCATCATTATGTATCTATATACTAAAAGTTAAAACCCTGTTGTATTGATTTTTATAAGCCTTTTTACCtctgtgtaaaaaaaaatatatatacaagTGTATGATGTACATTTTAGTtcttaacttctttttttattgtttctaatATGTATGATCAGTGTAGCTATTGCTTTAAAATGTACCATGTAAATACAAATACATCATATCAAAATGATGCCGTTTATTGGCAGAATTGTGCTGTTTATTGTTGTTGAGGTGGCCGGGGAGTGAGGGGGAAACGGAACGGGGACACCTCCAAAGCTCGGggtttctgaggaaaaaaaatcgctttattttacagttttggATGGCAAAAGCTGCTAAGCTTTGGGCACAGGCCATTCTCATCCAGACACAGAAGGGAGGACGAGGACAGGTGCGTTTTTTTAGGTGGTTTTTAGGTGTTTTGGTGCATTTGGTGGGAAGGCCCCAGTAGGCCCCGGCAGCCATGACAGCGGCtcttgctgtccctgctcttctcccctGAGGCCTCACCCCACACAGCCTTGGGCTGAGTTAGAGATAAAATAACAATAGCTGCAGGGCTGTTgttgttttactttgtttcatcccagcagggctcccaggagaaggagggagcagGGTCGCAGCCTtgagg encodes the following:
- the SPRED2 gene encoding sprouty-related, EVH1 domain-containing protein 2 isoform X2, whose translation is MASPSSDSYIVRVKAVVMTRDDSSGGWLPQEGGGLSRVGVCKVTYPEGNGRSGFLIHGERQKDKLVVLECFVKKDLVYTKANPTFHHWKVDNRKFGLTFQSPADARAFDRGVRKAIEDLIEGSTTSSSTLHNEAEVGDDDVFTNATDSSSNSSQKREQPVRTLASPASCEHRRICTRGHLHDHYSSDHYHLEQSVGPRSYRHVNFPDDDEEIVRINPREKIWMTGYEDYRHAPARGKNFDPDDMDSYVRFAKSEASKHEYTYPYVDNSDFDLNEDTKGAVIKTQPVKFKPRRKEDGERSRCVYCRDMFNHEENKRGQCQDAPDRVKTCIHRVSCMWCADTMLYHCMSDPEGDYTDPCSCDTSDEMFCLRWMALIALSFIAPCMCCYLPLRACYHCGVMCRCCGGKHKAAG
- the SPRED2 gene encoding sprouty-related, EVH1 domain-containing protein 2 isoform X1; this encodes MSLDGEKMTEEAYPDDDSYIVRVKAVVMTRDDSSGGWLPQEGGGLSRVGVCKVTYPEGNGRSGFLIHGERQKDKLVVLECFVKKDLVYTKANPTFHHWKVDNRKFGLTFQSPADARAFDRGVRKAIEDLIEGSTTSSSTLHNEAEVGDDDVFTNATDSSSNSSQKREQPVRTLASPASCEHRRICTRGHLHDHYSSDHYHLEQSVGPRSYRHVNFPDDDEEIVRINPREKIWMTGYEDYRHAPARGKNFDPDDMDSYVRFAKSEASKHEYTYPYVDNSDFDLNEDTKGAVIKTQPVKFKPRRKEDGERSRCVYCRDMFNHEENKRGQCQDAPDRVKTCIHRVSCMWCADTMLYHCMSDPEGDYTDPCSCDTSDEMFCLRWMALIALSFIAPCMCCYLPLRACYHCGVMCRCCGGKHKAAG